The genomic stretch GAGGCAAGCCACAAAGATTTTCGTTACCTGCATATGCAGAAGCACTGAAGCTTTGGAGTTGGGTACCCAATGGGATTTTACCTGATAAGTTGTTGTTTGATAAACTCAAGTCACTCAGTAAGCTCAGAGTAACCAAGCTTTGGGGAATTATGCCTGAAAGGAGATTTCTTGACAAGTCTAGAGACTCTAATCTCCCTAGGTAACCAATATCCTGAGGAATGATGCCAGTCAAGAAGTTCCTAGATAGATTCAACCCAATCAATCCTCTAAGACTAGTTATTTCTCTTGGAATTTCTCCTTTTAATTTGTTGCTTGAAAGATTGATGACTTTTACCAGTCCAAGAGTTTTGCTATACTCGagccttttttctttgaaagtcACTAACAAATTGTCCATGTAGTCGGAAGGGAGAAGAAAGGATGTCCTAGAAGATGAAATATATGGATGAGGAATGCTTACATATGAACTTTGTGTTTGAGACATGAGAGTGAAGTTATTGAGGCATCGAGGTATAGTCCTTGTAATACTATTCTGAGAGAGGTCCAAGATTTGAAGAGATGTTAGATGACATAATTGTAATGGTATATGCCCTATTAACAAGTTTGATGACAGTCGAAGAATCATCAAATGTGGTAGGCTTGTGCCTATCCATGTTGGTATCCTCCCAGAGATTCTGTTTTCTCCTAGATCAAGTAGCCTCAATGAAGAGCAGGTTATCATTGATTTGGGCAGTTCTCCAATGAAACTGTTGTTCTGCAAATGCAACGACTGAATCCCATGTGTCGTAGAACCACAAATAGAATCGGGAATTCTTCCTGAGAGATTATTATTTGCCAAATTAAGCACGGTCAGGGGCACCATATTTCCCCAACAGTAAGGGAGTTCTCCGGATAGCAAGTTATCTGAAAGATCAAGGTAACTCAAATATGAAGGCATATAATTGGCTTTAACTGACCCATTTGTCTCACATATGAATGTAATGGATCCTTGGAACAGATTATTGGAGAGATTTAGCACAGTCCAATCAAAATTAAGTTGTGGCAACATACCTCTGAAGCGGTTAAAACTCAAATCTATTATAGGAGAACCAATAAATGTTGCCAAAAACCATTGAAGAGGTATGGTATTAGTGAACTGGTTGCGGGAGAGATTTAAGTACCCTACATTCCAAGAAAGGTCCCAAAACCAGTTGGGAATGGGGTCTGAGATTCCTGTATTGGACATATCGAGCCGCATAAAATTCCTCTGTGTTTGAAGCCATTCAGGAAAAGCTGGCCCCAATTTGCAAGACCTCAATGCTATGGTATCTAGATTAAATCGTGGAACCCAGGTTGAACTAAACTTCAAAGACAGAGAATTATAAGAGAAGTCCAATAGCTTTAAGCTGGAAAGATTCGACAAATGTGAATCAGTGATATCACCTTCAAAAGAATTTGAAGATACATCTAGAATCTGGAGTTTGGAAAGTTTTCCCACACCTTTGGTTAAACTCCCATTCAACCGATTCTTAGATAGATGTAACTCTCTCAACAAAGGAAATTTTGAAAGATCAGGTACCTCTCCACTTATGCTATTGTTTGATAAGTCTAGTACTTGCAAATTGTAAAGATTCTCCAAAGTTTGTGGTATCGTACCCTCGAAGTTGTTGGAAGAGAGGTCAAGATGAACAAGACTTACCATATTCCCCAAAACTTTTGGAATTGAACCTTCTAACTCGTTCAAGCTGAGATCAAGAGAAATCAAGCTTGAGAGGTTTCCAAGCTGCTGTGGAATGTTGCCAACCATTTTGGTATTGGAAAGATTGAGATATTGCAATTTAGTGAGTGAACCAATGAAGCTTGGGAGGATGAAGAAATGATTCAAACTTAAATCCAAGTAAACCAAATGCTTCAATCCCAGTAATGAAGAGCTTATCTCACCTTGTAGATTCCCATCAACAGGCCGGAGATCAAGCATGACAACATGACCTGTTTGGTTGCTGCATTTGATTCCTTTCCATTTGCAGCAATCTTCCTCATGACTCCCCCAAGAAGAAAGCAAACTGTAATTATCTTCAAGGCCTTGTTTGAATTCGAGCAATGCTTGTTTTTCTTCCTCTATGCATATGGCCTCTGAATTACTGCATTTGGTACATAGAAGCCCAAGCATGAGAAGCAGCAATTGAGAAGAAAGCCCTCTCATTATTTGAAAATCTCTTTTGATATCCCAAGGGAAATCCACACAACTTATCTTTATAGTACTATTGATTCCTGTGTGAAACAAAgggagaaaaatatataataaaaattgacatGAAATAGAAGATGAGAGAataaagaatacaagaaaaagggGATAAGGAGCCCAATAAAATAGCCATGGTTGATGCTAGAGGGAGCTTGAATAATACGACTACAAGACAGTCGTGCCACAATAATATATTGacgaaaaaatatatatactaattaaacaCGTAGAGATAAGACCGTTCACATTCATACTTCTTGAtggctttttttgtttattattattattattcaatgcTTTATCTTTAATTAACCAATAAAAAAACTCTCCCTTAATATGAATGaatattttaaagaataaaaaaaagtgatgtaGAATGTTTGAAGAATGGAATAcgagtttgtttgggattgcatttgagaaatataacttttaagtcaaaacatattttttaagtttttgccaaaagtacgttttggccATTGTTAGGCTTTTTAGATcgttaaaagtgcttttaattttttttttaccaaacagatacttttttttttaaaacaaactttttgagtgttaaatccACTTTTATACCCCTCAAACGTACACCCAaacatgtcctaaaaattttaaagcaaTATGAAAATATAGGAGGTagattatttttcaaaagtgaatcgttagaatagaaaaaagttaattttttctTGAGAATTTAAAGTAAATCTTAAACAACGGAATACTAATCCTCTTGAGTACTGTTTGCCACATAGATATGGTGAACTTTTTAGGACCTTTCTGTTGCATGGGTGATATACCCTAAACGCCAATGtttttaggaaaatattttaaaggtGATATAGCTGACCCACTGAAAAATTAGTAATTTTCCTACGAAGTATTTTCAACTGAAAACTTTTTACCTCAGAATATGTTTTACCA from Corylus avellana chromosome ca1, CavTom2PMs-1.0 encodes the following:
- the LOC132174122 gene encoding receptor-like protein EIX1, whose amino-acid sequence is MRKIAANGKESNAATKQVMLSCLISGLLMGIYKQLGNLSSLISLDLSLNELEGSIPKVLGNMVSLVHLDLSSNNFEGTIPQTLENLYNLQVLDLSNNSISGEVPDLSKFPLLRELHLSKNRLNGSLTKGVGKLSKLQILDVSSNSFEGDITDSHLSNLSSLKLLDFSYNSLSLKFSSTWVPRFNLDTIALRSCKLGPAFPEWLQTQRNFMRLDMSNTGISDPIPNWFWDLSWNVGYLNLSRNQFTNTIPLQWFLATFIGSPIIDLSFNRFRGMLPQLNFDWTVLNLSNNLFQGSITFICETNGSVKANYMPSYLSYLDLSDNLLSGELPYCWGNMVPLTVLNLANNNLSGRIPDSICGSTTHGIQSLHLQNNSFIGELPKSMITCSSLRLLDLGENRISGRIPTWIGTSLPHLMILRLSSNLLIGHIPLQLCHLTSLQILDLSQNSITRTIPRCLNNFTLMSQTQSSYVSIPHPYISSSRTSFLLPSDYMDNLLVTFKEKRLEYSKTLGLVKVINLSSNKLKGEIPREITSLRGLIGLNLSRNFLTGIIPQDIGYLGRLESLDLSRNLLSGIIPQSLVTLSLLSDLSLSNNNLSGKIPLGTQLQSFSASAYAGNENLCGLPLLKICLGDEATQNPQIGGNNGEGNIQEHANSNERLWFYISMALGFIVGFWGVCGSLLLKSSWRHAYFRYLERIGDRLYKTITITMAKLLRNFKTRC